The following coding sequences lie in one Rutidosis leptorrhynchoides isolate AG116_Rl617_1_P2 chromosome 4, CSIRO_AGI_Rlap_v1, whole genome shotgun sequence genomic window:
- the LOC139842326 gene encoding uncharacterized protein: MKIISYNIRGFGSGKLSKFGETKKIILKEKPSFLAIQESKLRVVNETWVKSLWGSDNCNFIQQEMIGKSSGQLLIWDTIEFDATDVIRFDCAIGIRGIWKSNGAILNVLNVYRPHDDSKKQILWDQLLKTVENEDEVWVVCGDFNEVRCDSERFNCVFDANRANRFNNFINSSGLIDIPIGGRLFTRISDDGTKFSKLDRFLVSWKFHSIWGNISAVTLDRTKSDHCPIFLKDAEINYGPKPFKVFDIWFDDKDAGKVVHEAWNTTDYSGTRMDIKFAVKLKGVKAALKSWSKQNFGQIDMEIEILRNETTELELKAESVLLSETELESWREKRKSWLEKETIKSCMLK, encoded by the coding sequence ATGAAGATCATCTCCTACAATATTAGGGGTTTTGGTTCGGGAAAATTAAGCAAATTCGGGGAAACAAAGAAAATCATTTTGAAAGAAAAGCCTTCCTTCTTAGCTATTCAGGAATCTAAACTTCGTGTTGTTAATGAGACTTGGGTAAAATCACTTTGGGGTTCGGACAATTGCAACTTCATACAGCAAGAAATGATTGGTAAATCGAGTGGACAACTTCTTATCTGGGATACTATCGAGTTTGATGCCACTGATGTTATTAGGTTCGATTGTGCCATTGGTATTCGTGGAATTTGGAAAAGCAACGGGGCTATCTTAAACGTCCTAAATGTGTACAGGCCCCACGACGATAGCAAAAAACAAATTCTGTGGGATCAATTGCTTAAAACGGTCGAGAATGAGGATGAAGTATGGGTTGTTTGCGGAGATTTTAATGAGGTTAGGTGTGACTCGGAAAGGTTTAATTGTGTTTTTGATGCGAATAGAGCGAATAGATTCAACAATTTTATCAACTCAAGTGGCTTGATTGATATACCAATTGGTGGGCGATTATTCACTCGAATCAGTGACGACGGGACTAAGTTTAGTAAATTGGATCGTTTTCTCGTCTCGTGGAAATTTCATTCAATTTGGGGTAACATCTCAGCTGTAACCTTAGATAGAACTAAATCCGATCATTGTCCGATCTTTCTAAAAGACGCTGAAATAAACTATGGGCCAAAACCTtttaaggttttcgacatctggttTGACGACAAAGATGCTGGCAAGGTGGTTCATGAAGCATGGAACACTACTGATTACTCTGGGACCAGAATGGATATTAAATTCGCTGTTAAATTGAAAGGAGTGAAAGCAGCCCTCAAAAGCTGGAGCAAACAGAATTTTGGGCAGATTGATATGGAGATCGAGATTCTAAGGAATGAAACTACTGAGCTCGAGTTAAAAGCTGAATCGGTCCTATTAAGCGAGACAGAATTGGAATCGTGGAGAGAAAAAAGGAAATCATGGCTTGAAAAAGAAACGATAAAATCTTGTATGTTAAAGTAG